In Anoplopoma fimbria isolate UVic2021 breed Golden Eagle Sablefish chromosome 15, Afim_UVic_2022, whole genome shotgun sequence, the genomic window GCTCGCGCTAGCTCTAACACGTTAGCttagccggttagcttagccgTTAGCTTAGCCGTTAGCTTAGCCGTTAGCTTcgttagctccgttagctcGGCCATGGCGGCCCCAGCGCTCCTCCCGCCGCTCGGCCCGGCCCGCCCTGCCTCCTCCGGCCCGCAGCCCGGGGCCAGGCCTCCCGCCCGGGCCCCGCAGCCCTCGGGCCCCGCGCCGCGCTGCGTGCTGCTGGAGTCCGTGGACGACGCGGAGGGCCTCTCCGTGGCGGTGGAGCGCTGCCCGCTCTGCAGCACCTCCCGCCGCAGACTCACCTGTGCGCGCTGCGTGCAGGCCGGAGACTTCATGTCCTTCAGCGGGAGGAACGCGGAGAGGTGAGCCCGAGCACAcctgtgtatgtatatatatatatatatatattattattatatatacatatattattatcacaCCTGAGCACacctgtgtatatatatatatatattattatatatacatatattattatcacaCCTGAGCAcacctgtatatatatatattatatatattatatatatatatatatatattattatcacacCTGAGCACacctgtgtatatatatatatatatatatatatatatatatatatacattattattatcacaccTGAGCACacctgtgtatatatatatatattattattattatcacacctgagcacacctgtgtgtgtgtatatatatatatatatatatatatattattatatatatatatatatattattattatcacacctgagcacacctgtgtgtgtatatatatatatatatatatattattatcacacCTGAGCACacctgtgtatatatatatatatattattattatcacacctattgtatatatatatatatatatattattattatacctgAGCACACCTGTAATGTGTACACTAATACGAACCacggtgtatatatatatatatatatatatatatatatatatatatatatatatatatattatatatatatatatatatatatatatatatatattatatatatatatatatatatatatatataatatatatatatatatatatatatatatataataatatatattattattatcacaccTGATCACACCTGTAATGTGTACACTAATACGAACcacggtatatatatatatatatatatatatatattatattattattattattattattattattattattattattatcacaccTGATCACTCCTGTAATGTGTACACTAATACGAACcacggtatatatatatataatatatatatatatatatatatatatatatatatatatatatatatatatatatatatatatattatatatatatatatatattattatatatatatattatatatataatatatttattatatttatatatattatatatataatatgtatattatattatatatattatatatataatatatatatattatattatatatataatatatatattatattatatatattatacccGGTGTAGCGGTGATACATGCTCAAATACTACCTGCTAGTGCAGCCCAATGGATCACAAGATCACTATCATGAgaacaatatgaaaatatatttcatattctgTTATTATGAGTCATTGCTATTATGAGtcattgttattatgagtcattgttattataagtcattattattataagtcattattattatgagtcattATTATTGAGTCATTATTATGATGAGTCATTATTATGAtgagtcattattattatgagtcattATTATtgagtcattattattatgagtcattgttattatgagtcattgttattatgagtcattATTATTGAGTCATTATTATGATGAGTCATTGTTATGAtgagtcattattattatgagtcattgttattatgagtcattattattattatgagtcattattataagtcattattattatgagtcattattattataagtcattattattatgagtcattgttattatgagtcattattattataagtcattattattataagtcattattatgatgAGTCATTATTATtgagtcattattattataagtcattattatgatgagtcattattattatgagtcattgttattataagtcattattattatgagtcattgttattataagtcattattattatgagtcattgttattatgagtcattattattataagtcattattattatgagtcattATTACCTGTTATGGTCAGTCAGCTGCTCACGTTGAAACAGAGGTTGTCTCTTGGCTGCTGTTACACAACGTGTGGAAACCCAAAATAAGTTTGTCCTCATGTCAGAGGTCAGTCTCTGCGGTGCCTTCAGGGgaccacaacaacacaataaaGAACTCTTAACTACTTCTTAGTTATGatctaaatgttttcatatgcctgtttatattttttctgcagATACATAGAAAAGTTGGAGAGACTGAAGAAGctgaaggaagaaaaggagcagctgcagcagaggtgAACATTAAACACTGACTGATAAATATGTGCAACAGTCATAAAGACCAGATTACTTTATCATAATCCAATAAAGACATGAGGATACTGATATATGGTTTGATGCACAGGAACATCTGAGAAAGTTCAAAAAGACGCTTTAAAAGAATACGTGGCAGGGGATTGGACAAAccgtctgtcaatcaaacttcACTGAAGTCAGtcaggagaaaagaggaaacctGTTCTCATATaaagatatagatataaataaatctacatCAATTATAGTTTTCTAGATGTAAACAGAGTTTCAGCCAAACAGCTGCCTGTTGATATCAGGACAGATGTGTCTCAAAGTTCTGATGTTCTTGAACTCATCTCTCCTCACAGAGTCATCCAGGACATGGACAGGAAGCAGCAGGCTGATGAGATGGTGAGTCTGTGGGATCCACGTGGACCGGACTCCGACtggtgtgtgtgactgtgtgtgtgtgtgtgtgtgtgtgtgtgtgtgtgtgtgtgtgtgtgtgtgtgtgtgtgtgtgtgtgtgtgtgtgtgtgtgtgtgtgtgtgtgtgtgtgtgtgtgtgtgtgtgtgtgtgtgtgtgtgtgtgtgtgtgtgtgtgtgtgtgtgtggtagtagTTATTGGACTGATGAAGTGACGAAGTGCTGCTTCCTCTCAGAAATGGAAGATCATGTCGTGCAAGATGAAGATCGAGCAGCTGAAGGAGGCGGTTGCCGGGGGCAACGAGGAGGCGAAGAGCGGTGAGTCCGTCTGCAGAGTTTTAATCATGAAATGTACAGATtgtaattttcattttctttctgagaACTTTATTGACGTCATTAAATGATACGTAGACTAAACTAAAGCTGACATATcagagaggagtcagaggatCAGGTTTTACAGGgtcatttattatataaatatatatataaatatatacccATGTTCTCCtggtctctgctctcctcctgcagataAGGAGCTCCTCCTGCGCTCTCATGAGGAGAGCCAGCGTCTGCAGCGTCGGGCCGGACGCCACCAGGAGAAACGGGACAAGATCGAGCGTCACAACCGCCGTCTGGGCGACATGCTGGACCGACGCAACCGGGAGCTTCAGGGACGCCTGGGACAACTGGCCGCCCTGAGACGAGACCACATCCTGGAGCTCACCACACACATCTTCCACACGCAGGAGGAGAAGCAGGGCAGCAGGTGAGACCACCTGAgtccagagaccagagaccgcacacacacctgagtccagagaccagagaccgcacacacacctgagtccagagaccagagaccgcacacacacctgagtccagagaccagagaccgcACACACACCTGAGTCCAGAGACCGCACACACACCTGAgtccagagaccagagaccgcACCACACCTGAgtccagagaccagagaccagcacacacacctgagtccagagaccagagaccgcacacacacctgagtccagagaccagagaccgcacacacacctgagtccagagaccagagaccgcACACACACCTGAGTCCAGAGACCACCAGGGTTTTATCAAGgaatcctttgttttttttgttattagttttttttatgaaatgtccAAACACACCTGTCCTCTGCCCCTGCGTGTGTCCCCCAGAGACCCCGCAGACGTTGTGGCGGAGTGCGACCCCGCGTTGACCTCCAGCACGGTGAGCGAGCTGGCGGAGGCCCGGAGGACCACCTACCTGTCGGGACGCTGGATCTGGGACGACCAGAACGGAGAGACCAGCATCAGCATCACGGGACCCCCCGTCACTCTGCCCAGCAACGGAGACTGCTCCGCCTACTACACCTgggtggaggagaagagcaCCAACCAGGGCccaggtgaggagggagggggcggggcttcactCTGAGTCGACCAGCAGAAAACAAGTCAATACTATAGCAACTAATTAATGtctctctgacctttgaccccctgTATGTAAGTCCTCTGACCTTTGGACCCTTCTGTCTTTTTGCCGCCCTGTcttctctgacctttgacctcctgtcTCGCTGACTTTTGACCCTTCTGTCTCTGCAGAGTTGGACCACATCAACCCGGCCCACACCATCAGCGCTGCTCTCTGCTACGCCACACAGCTCGTCACCATCCTGTCTCACATTCTGGACGTCAACCTGCCCAAGAAACTCTGCAATAGGTGAGACAGGAagcacctgctgctgctgccttcaCTGACGCGTCACAGCGTCGGTAAAACAGAGCGTCAGCTTCCTTCACGTGTCtaatttcatgtttgtttgttcttcagTGAGTTCTGTGGAGAGAATCTGAGCCGATACCGCTTCACCAGAGCCCTGAGCAAACTCAACACCAACATCCTCCACCTCTGCTTCTCACAGGTCAGACACTGGGAGACACTGGGAGACACTCTGAGACACTGGGAGACACTGGGAGACACTGGGAGACACTCTGAGACACTGGGAGACACTCTGAGACCCTCTGAGACACTGGGAGACACTCTGAGACACTGGGAGACACTCTGAGACACTGGGAGACACTGGGAGACTGACTATTTAATGATAAATGAGAGTTGAACcagttttttcttctgtgtgtttttagcaTGTAGACAGTGAGAAGCTCCACCCTCATCACACTCTGAGGAACATCATGTTTCTGGTTTCCCCCGACAACGACAACCTGGGCAGGTGAGacgtctgtccctctgtctgtccctctgtctgtccctctgtctgtccctctgtctgtccctctgtccctctgtctgcaGACACTGTTGAGTCTTAATAAAGTTTCAGAAATCTGAAACGGCTgaattttggttttgtttgtgatgAATCTGACTGTTCTCTGTtgtgtctggttctggttctggttctggacCAGAACGGGTCCGTTTGAGGTGAGTGCCGACCTGGAGGAGTCCATGGAGTTTGTGGAGCCGGAGGCTGCCGGGCCGGCGGAGGAGAGCGGAGACGAGGCGGTGACGGACGAGGAGACGGACCTGGGGACGGACTGGGAGACGGTACCCAGTCCTCGGTTCTGTGACATCCCATCACAGGTAGGAACACCTGGATCGGTCCAGACACATCTGTCAGACCGGACTGTCCAGTTAGACCTggtttatcatttatcattatgCTAAAAccacattctcctcctcctcttcttcctcctcttcttcctcgtcctcctcatcttcttcctcgtcttcttcctcttcctcctcgtcttcatcttcttcctcgtcttcctcctcttcttcctcttctctttcctcctcgtcttcttcctcttcctcctcttcttcctcctcttcctcctcgtcttcttcctcttcctcctcgtcttcttcctcatcttcttcctcttcctcctcgtcctcttcctcctcgtcttcctcctcgtcttcctcttcctcctcgtcgtcttcctcctcttcttcctccttttcctcctcgtcttcttcctcttcctcttcttctccttcctcctcttcttcctcgtcttcttcctcttcctcctcgtcttcctcttcttcctcttcttctccttcctcgtcttcttcctcttcctcctcgtcttcctcctcgtcttcttcctcatcttcttcctcttcctccccgtcttcttcctcttcctcctcgtcttcttcctcctcgtcttcttcctcttcctcctcgtcttcttccttttcctactcctcttcctcctcgtcttcttccttttcctactcctcttcctcctcctcttcctcgtcctcttccttttcctcctcgtcttcttccttttcctcctcctcctcttcctcttcctcttcttcttcctcctcttcctcctcgtcttcttccttttcctactcctcttcctcctcctcttcctcgtcttcttccttttcctcctcttcttcctcttcctcctcctcgtcttcttcctccccgtcttcttcctcttcctcctcgtcttcttcctcctcgtcttcttcctcttcctcctcatcttcttccttttcctactcctcttcctcctcgtcttcttccttttcctactcctcgtcctcttccttttcctcctcgtcttcttccttttcctcctcctcttcctcttcttcttcctcctcttcctcctcgtcttcttccttttcctactcctcttcctcctcctcttcctcgtcttcttccttttcctcctcctcttcttcctcttcctcctcctcctcctcctcctcctcctcctcttcgtcctccaGGCCATGGATCTTTCCCAGAGTGCATTGCAGGTGTCCCAGCCCTCTGCTAACACTGGAGGGATGATCTCGTCTGCGGCTGCCTCCGTCACTTCCTGGTTCAGAGCTTACACCGGCCAGCGCTGAACCGGACCAGAACCACGGGACCTGGAccggactggttcaggtctggaCTCCTGAGGTCTCTAACTTTGgactgaggtcagaggtcagaggtcagcagcTGAGTCATATTATGAGGATTGTGAAGTTCAGAGCATCAGGAGAAACTACAACTGGACTGAACCAAGATCAGTGAACCAATACACGGATCAGTTCTCTGtctgcccgtctgtctgtctgcccgtctgtctgtctgcccgtctgtctgtctgcccgtctgtctgtctgctcacagCAAAGGGAacgttattgtttttattttagttagttTTCATTGGTCTGTGTTTAAAAAGCTTCAGACTGAAACAAATGAGACgctgacagccaatcagaaaccaGACTGACTCTCTTCTTCTAGGAGCGTCATGACAATCTGAAGAGTCCACGTAGTATTATGGGATGTTTCCTGTAGTATTATGGGATGTTTCCTGTAGTATTATGGGATGTTTCCTGTAGTATTATGGGAGGTTTCCTGTAGCGTTAGGGGAGGTTTCCTGTAGCGTTAGGGGAGGTTTCCTGTGGTATTATGGGATGTTTCCTGTAGTATTATGGGAGGTTTCCTGTAGTATTATGGGATGTTTCCTGTAGCGTTAGGGGAGGTTTCCTGGATGAAGACTTTCGAGGAGACGGTTGGTCAGAACCGATGATGAAACACATCCGTGgagttaaaatgtttctttgaaGTGAAGCGTTGGGTCGAGAACTCGTCGGTTCTTCCTTCAAAGggtcaaagtgtgttttaaagtttctctgtgttaaaaacatttaaaataaaatcctgtTTTCTGGTTTTGGACACAGACGCTTCAGAGTCAACCTTTTCTTTGGTTTTAGATCTTCACGCTCAAAGTTTCCTTCCTCACCTTTTCCTGTAGATTTTGATCGTACGTGTGTTTAACATCCGTTCAGATGACggtgttttctttcttgttgtaTTTATGCATCGTCTCATCAAACTGTGATTTCATCATCAAATGAAGCTGAACAGACTCAGAACCTTGAGACGGGTTCAAGAAGAAAAACCAAAGATCaaaccacagcagcagaagaagcttaactttataaactgaaactaaaataaaagttatttatatacaaactgTAAATAGTAACTGTATAATGAGTAAACATTCAGTTAAATAGATGAACTATTGTGCAGTGGCTGGACTAGTTCAGTTTAAATCAATCAGCTGGTTATTTAACCCgaaaacactttgttttgattcattcatcatgaatgaatgaaaacaaagtgttttcatCCAAACTCAGATTCACATCTCATTATATTCgtctaaacacacacagtgcacgTGAGTGTGCACGTGACAGTTTAGTGCACAGATCCTTTGAGCTGCAGATTAGCGTGTTAGCTATGTTTGGTATGCGGCGCTGCAGAGAAACGGATCCCAGAGAGAGAGCCTCAGACAGGAAGCTGCTGAGAGagtgaagaagagcagagaggaagagctgCAGAGACTCTGGTGTTTAACAGTTCATCATTTGTCTCTGAGGTCCACTCAAGGTCTTCATCACTCcgtttgtccaccagagggtGCTGACAGCTCCACCTCTTCATCCTTCATGACCCGCCTCCCTCTGAAGACGTCTTCATCACGGTCCTCgtcttcctcgtcttcctctaGAACactctaataatgaaataatatatttacactttaatatgtttttaggggtaaaaaataaacattacagaTTCTTAAACATGAAAATCAGCGAATCTGATTTATAAA contains:
- the atg14 gene encoding beclin 1-associated autophagy-related key regulator → MAAPALLPPLGPARPASSGPQPGARPPARAPQPSGPAPRCVLLESVDDAEGLSVAVERCPLCSTSRRRLTCARCVQAGDFMSFSGRNAERYIEKLERLKKLKEEKEQLQQRVIQDMDRKQQADEMKWKIMSCKMKIEQLKEAVAGGNEEAKSDKELLLRSHEESQRLQRRAGRHQEKRDKIERHNRRLGDMLDRRNRELQGRLGQLAALRRDHILELTTHIFHTQEEKQGSRDPADVVAECDPALTSSTVSELAEARRTTYLSGRWIWDDQNGETSISITGPPVTLPSNGDCSAYYTWVEEKSTNQGPELDHINPAHTISAALCYATQLVTILSHILDVNLPKKLCNSEFCGENLSRYRFTRALSKLNTNILHLCFSQHVDSEKLHPHHTLRNIMFLVSPDNDNLGRTGPFEVSADLEESMEFVEPEAAGPAEESGDEAVTDEETDLGTDWETVPSPRFCDIPSQAMDLSQSALQVSQPSANTGGMISSAAASVTSWFRAYTGQR